Within Corynebacterium timonense, the genomic segment GCTTCGGGTGGCTCAACGCTCGAAAGGCGGTGCGTCGAATAGGCCAGGAGAACAGACCTGTGTCGCTCATCTCCCGTGAGCGGGAAAACTCTTCGGCGGCGCTGATGAACGTGCCGACGGCGGTGATCCTGCTCCCCGCCGAGAAAGCGCGGGCCGTGTCTGATACGGGGTCGCGATGAGGGCTCTTGGTGAACATGTGCTTGCTCCGATCTTGAGAATTAGCGGCGGGGCTCCCAACGGAAGAGCTGACTTGCGACGACGAACGCGACGAAGACCCAGGCCAGCGTCGGCAAAAGGAGGGCGAGCATTGAGGCTGGTTCGATGCCATTCCAGGACGCGATCACCAGCTCCGTGAGTGCGCCACCGGGGATGAGCCGCTTGACCATGAGAAGGTCCTCGGTCCCGGTGAAGGCGATCCACATGGCGACACCGACGGTGATGATGAAGACCGGCAGAGAGGTCACTTGCGCGTGATCGGGCGAGTTCGTGAATCCCGACGTGGCCACGGCCAATCCGAGGAAGAGCGCTTCGATGGTCACGACGCAGAGGATGAGTCCGACGAAGTTGGCGGGCATCTGGTCGATCAGTGCCAACGCGGCAAGAATGACGGCGAGTTGGACGACGTTGATCACGACCAAAGGCACCAGTATACCGGCGACAATTCCGGCGTCCCCAGCCGCTGTGGAACGAAGCCGCTTGAGGAAGAGGGTCTGGCGTCGCGACGCCAGGGTGGTGGTCGCGGTGATGTACGTGCCCATCGCTGGGACGACGACGGTGACCAGTGCTGCCACGACGGCTGAACCTCCGAAGTTGTCTCGTGTGGCAATTAACACGACAGCGAAGAATAGGGGCACGAGCACCGCGGTGGCCGCTACAAGGCGGTTTCGGAAGAACTGGGTCAGTTCACTGAGAGCAATAGCGCGCATTCTAGGCTCCTTTGTTTCGTCGGTCAGTCGTTCAGGGCGCGGAAGACGTCGTCAAGGCTGGTGGGACCCGCTGCGAGGTCGTCGAAAGCAATGGAGCGTTCGGCGGCCCAATTGAGCAGTAGGTGGAGATCCCGTTGCAAATCCTGGGTCTCAATCACCCACGCGGATTCGCCAGCCGAGTCGCGGCGAACGGCTCCCCTCGGTGTGGCGGTGCCGGGTGGGAGGCGGAAGGTAATGGTGGCCGGCAGCATCTGCGTGAGTTCGGTGACGGTGCCTTCCATGCGCAACTGGCCTCGATGCATCACACCGATTCGGTCGGCATACTGTTGGGCTTCTTCGAGGTAGTGTGTGGTCAGGACGATCGTTGTTCCGCCGTGGCGCATCTGCGTGACGGCAGCCCACAGGGCGTCACGCGCGTGGATATCCAACGCGGTGGTCGGCTCGTCGAGAAAGATCAAGTCAGGGCTGCCGAATATCGCGGTTGCG encodes:
- a CDS encoding ABC transporter ATP-binding protein, producing MGEKPVIEINDLAVSYGSYEAVRDITLSVAPGELYALLGTNGAGKTSTLETIEGHRKPSRGTVRVFGLDPTDRRRVRPRVGIMLQESGFAPDLTVSETVRLIGRLTRRSDDLDRVLAVADLTAKRTTKVAQLSGGEKRRLDFATAIFGSPDLIFLDEPTTALDIHARDALWAAVTQMRHGGTTIVLTTHYLEEAQQYADRIGVMHRGQLRMEGTVTELTQMLPATITFRLPPGTATPRGAVRRDSAGESAWVIETQDLQRDLHLLLNWAAERSIAFDDLAAGPTSLDDVFRALND